The Candidatus Manganitrophaceae bacterium region CACGCTTATCCCACCGTGACAGCGCCGGGGGAAGATGACCCTGCTTCCGCGATGACCGGAAGCCGCTTCATCCTACCTCCTCTTCCCCGATGCTGGAAACACCGAGGGGGCCAAATCGGCTGCGTCGGGGAAGAGAGAGGTCTCCTCTCGGCATCCCCTTCAAAAGCGAACCCAAAGAAAATCAAGAGAACGGGCCGACTTCCCTATTGTCTCCGAACGCTCCCTTTAACGAATTGTTTACACAAGCTTGACCCCGCTGCAATGTCGGTCTGCTTAAATGAAGGTGATTAAAATGGAGAAGCCCCCAACCGACAGGAGGAATAAAGAGATGCGTGACCTTCAAGGAACCGATCGATGCGGAATCGTTTTGGCGGCAGGAGAGGGACGGCGGCTGCAGCCGCTGATCCGCCAATGGCGCGGAGATGACCTGCCGAAACAATATGTCCCCTTTACCGGAGAGCGCTCTCTGCTGGAGCAGGCGCTCCAACGGGCGGAGCGGTTGATCCCGCCGGGGCAGATTTTCACCATCATCGACCGGAAACACCTCCGCTTCCAGGAGGTCTGGCAGCAGCTCGCCGGCCGCTCCCGCGGGACGGTGATCTTCCAGCCTCAGAACAAAGAGACCGGTCCCGGCATCCTCCTCCCGCTGCTGCACGCATACAAGCACTTTCCCGAAGCGACCGTGGCGATCTTCCCGTCGGATCATTATGTCCGCGAGGAGGGGCTCTTCAGCGACCATGTCGATCTCGCCTTCCGTCTCGTGGCGGAGGAGCCTTCCCGTCTGATCCTCCTCGGCATGAGGCCGACCGGACCGGAGACGGAATACGGCTACCTTCTTCCGGGAGAAGCACTCCCGAAGTTAGCCCCTTCCGGGGCGCGGCAGGTGACCCGGTTTATTGAAAAACCGACGCCGCTCGTCGCCGCCGAGCTGCTCCGCCAAGGGGGGCTTTGGAACACGATGATCCTGGTGGCCAAAGTGGCCCGTCTCTGGGAACTGTCCCGCGCGGCGGCCCCCGAGTTGACCGGTCAGATGGAGAAGCTTCTGCAGATCCTCGGAACCTCCGGGGAAGAGGCCGCCGCCGAAGCGCTCTATCGAGAGATTCCATCGGTCAATTTCTCTAAAGCGCTGCTGGAGCGCTTTCCGCAAATCGATCTGAACGCATTGGCGGTCCTGCCGGTGCGCGGGGTTTACTGGAGCGATTGGGGATCGATTCAACGGGTCATGGGCGATCTTCGCGCCATCGGCTCCTTCAATACGGTCGGCGCGATGAAAGAAGAAGAGCATCTCGTGG contains the following coding sequences:
- a CDS encoding NTP transferase domain-containing protein, which translates into the protein MRDLQGTDRCGIVLAAGEGRRLQPLIRQWRGDDLPKQYVPFTGERSLLEQALQRAERLIPPGQIFTIIDRKHLRFQEVWQQLAGRSRGTVIFQPQNKETGPGILLPLLHAYKHFPEATVAIFPSDHYVREEGLFSDHVDLAFRLVAEEPSRLILLGMRPTGPETEYGYLLPGEALPKLAPSGARQVTRFIEKPTPLVAAELLRQGGLWNTMILVAKVARLWELSRAAAPELTGQMEKLLQILGTSGEEAAAEALYREIPSVNFSKALLERFPQIDLNALAVLPVRGVYWSDWGSIQRVMGDLRAIGSFNTVGAMKEEEHLVAR